A genomic window from Sulfurimonas sp. includes:
- a CDS encoding thioredoxin family protein: MKLLILTFLLSISLLANSIEWQNNYKTALESAKKENKLLFVFITSKNCKFCKKLKETTLKNKDIVNKINKDYISVIVMKDKDYFPSKLNAKATPMIYFLDKDENIIDYSLGYWDVVDFNFILKDVKKRLDKRKKQ; this comes from the coding sequence ATGAAACTTCTAATACTTACATTTCTTCTAAGTATTTCACTTTTAGCAAACTCAATAGAGTGGCAGAACAACTACAAAACAGCACTAGAGAGTGCAAAAAAAGAGAACAAACTTCTTTTTGTTTTTATAACTTCTAAAAACTGTAAGTTCTGCAAAAAACTAAAAGAGACTACACTTAAAAATAAAGATATTGTAAATAAGATCAACAAAGACTACATCTCAGTAATAGTTATGAAAGATAAAGACTATTTTCCTAGTAAACTTAATGCAAAAGCTACTCCTATGATCTACTTTTTGGATAAAGATGAAAACATTATAGATTATTCACTAGGATACTGGGATGTGGTTGATTTTAACTTTATTTTAAAAGATGTTAAAAAAAGATTAGACAAAAGGAAAAAACAATGA
- a CDS encoding phosphoribosyltransferase: MKYYGYENFREDTKKLIKQATDFKPDAIVAIARGGLTIAHCMAEGLDIREVHSLRTELYDDTQKRDSISVYNNCEFFESVKRVIVVDDISDSGDTLDAVMKELKSKNSNIEFKSATLFYKKTSIYKPDFWVNEANEWIEFFWEKDFKD; the protein is encoded by the coding sequence ATGAAATATTATGGATACGAAAATTTTAGAGAAGATACAAAAAAACTTATTAAACAAGCAACAGATTTTAAACCTGATGCAATAGTAGCTATAGCTCGTGGAGGCTTAACTATAGCACATTGTATGGCTGAAGGTTTGGATATCAGAGAAGTTCATTCCCTTAGAACTGAACTTTATGATGATACACAAAAAAGAGATTCAATAAGTGTATATAATAACTGTGAATTTTTTGAGTCAGTGAAAAGAGTGATAGTAGTTGATGATATATCTGACAGTGGAGATACGCTTGATGCTGTTATGAAAGAATTAAAAAGTAAAAACTCAAATATAGAGTTTAAATCAGCTACACTTTTTTATAAAAAAACATCTATCTATAAACCCGATTTCTGGGTTAATGAAGCTAATGAGTGGATAGAGTTTTTTTGGGAGAAAGACTTTAAGGATTAA
- a CDS encoding LPP20 family lipoprotein: MFKYIIMAITIAIFTACSAPKPRHAPSWYTSKPKDFKYFYAVGSGNTVTHAKNKAIANMRNEIIEELDSSFSNKTSKIKVNDQELISQILKENEHLINTMSLADIKIDKKANFNNLELVLLKLPRKSVFEKFNMISNKRLKSSKENYALMGDKDPWIKKFSVLYNGMKDFPKLASIVQAKHITLSTSNNDEINYLNNLQDEYIDLKEQISIYVLPDINSRIYVKNVKDALLETGLELSSKPKSEKSLRLLITSTTENVQEYGFNRSKSLVKYSTYDLNKKRVAFRQHTFSAKSRKNYSDAKAQTAVHQKSKIKKLGIFDFIGVK, encoded by the coding sequence ATGTTTAAATACATAATAATGGCGATAACTATAGCTATATTCACAGCATGTTCAGCACCAAAACCAAGACATGCACCAAGCTGGTATACTTCAAAACCTAAAGACTTTAAATACTTTTACGCTGTAGGCTCAGGAAATACCGTTACTCATGCAAAGAACAAAGCTATTGCAAATATGAGAAATGAAATTATAGAAGAACTCGACTCATCTTTTAGCAACAAAACCAGTAAGATAAAAGTTAATGACCAAGAACTTATATCTCAAATATTAAAAGAAAACGAACACTTGATTAACACTATGTCTCTAGCAGACATTAAAATTGATAAAAAAGCCAATTTCAATAATCTAGAATTGGTACTGCTAAAACTTCCTAGAAAATCTGTTTTTGAAAAATTCAATATGATCTCGAACAAAAGGCTAAAAAGTTCAAAAGAAAATTATGCACTTATGGGCGATAAAGATCCTTGGATTAAAAAATTCAGTGTTTTATACAATGGGATGAAAGATTTTCCTAAACTAGCTTCTATCGTTCAAGCTAAACATATTACCCTAAGTACAAGCAATAATGATGAAATAAACTATTTAAACAATTTACAAGATGAATATATAGATTTAAAAGAACAAATTAGTATATACGTATTACCTGACATAAACTCAAGAATATATGTAAAGAATGTTAAAGATGCACTCTTAGAAACAGGCTTAGAACTAAGCTCTAAACCAAAAAGTGAAAAATCTTTGAGACTTTTAATAACATCAACAACTGAAAATGTTCAAGAGTATGGTTTTAACAGATCAAAATCTCTTGTAAAGTATTCTACATATGATTTAAACAAAAAAAGAGTAGCTTTCAGACAGCATACATTTTCTGCAAAATCCAGAAAAAACTATTCAGATGCAAAGGCTCAAACGGCTGTTCATCAAAAGAGTAAGATCAAAAAACTAGGTATTTTTGACTTTATTGGAGTTAAATAA
- a CDS encoding LPP20 family lipoprotein yields the protein MIKSITSMALAGLVAATITGCGGAAPAPEEETVDDRCRTKGGQLAPEWVCTQFIEGAEYAAVGIGNSKMESMRRKKAEANGRQNLAHQIETKVKSKVEDFMRSTGNGDSETIDAVTTSVTKQTAKVTLTGSRIVKQWSAKDGNLYVLVAVSPESEKAINKQAQETVKTSFKNDEALWQQFQAKNALDELEKEFPAE from the coding sequence ATGATCAAATCAATTACTTCAATGGCTTTAGCAGGTTTAGTTGCTGCGACAATTACAGGATGTGGAGGTGCTGCTCCAGCTCCGGAAGAAGAAACAGTAGATGACAGATGTCGTACAAAAGGTGGACAACTAGCTCCTGAATGGGTTTGTACTCAGTTTATAGAAGGTGCAGAGTATGCAGCTGTTGGTATCGGAAATTCAAAAATGGAATCTATGAGAAGAAAAAAAGCTGAAGCTAATGGTCGTCAAAATTTAGCTCACCAAATCGAGACAAAAGTTAAATCTAAAGTTGAAGATTTTATGAGATCTACTGGTAACGGTGATTCTGAAACTATAGATGCTGTTACAACTAGTGTTACAAAACAAACTGCAAAAGTTACTTTAACTGGTTCTAGAATAGTTAAACAATGGTCTGCAAAAGATGGAAACTTATATGTACTAGTAGCTGTGTCTCCAGAGTCAGAAAAAGCTATTAACAAACAAGCTCAAGAAACTGTTAAAACTAGCTTCAAAAATGATGAAGCACTATGGCAACAATTTCAAGCTAAAAATGCTTTAGATGAGTTAGAAAAAGAATTCCCAGCTGAATAA
- the der gene encoding ribosome biogenesis GTPase Der: MKKIAIIGRPNVGKSSLFNRLVKKRDAITSDLAGTTRDVKRREVIINDKRALILDTGGLDKGCELYDKIKEMSLKAAHKADIILYMVDGKGLPEDEDKKLFYELQTMGKDIALVVNKIDNDKMKDKLWDFYEFGCDAIFGISVSHNRGTVDLLEWLYNQIPESDKIDESMEDVVSEPERFDYEDELSDEEFFAQFDEDEDDGYFYTDEEEVEDDSIFAQNDKIKEFDENDINHIKIAIIGRTNVGKSSLLNALLGEERSVVSEVSGTTIDPIDESIDYEGKQLTFVDTAGLRRRGKIEGIERYALMRTKEMLENANMALVVLDASEPFLDLDEKIAGLVDQNRLACIIVLNKWDIADKNEFEKIKNEVRDRFKFLAYAPIITLSANTHQRVDKLYDMILKINENYSQRITTSQLNAVIDKAQQRHQLPTMHGQVIRIYYTTQYETRPPKIAIVMNKPKGLHFTYRRYLTNKLREAFDFTGTPLLFKAKKRGER; the protein is encoded by the coding sequence ATGAAAAAAATTGCGATCATCGGACGCCCTAATGTAGGTAAAAGTTCACTATTTAATAGATTAGTAAAAAAAAGAGATGCAATTACTTCTGATTTAGCAGGTACTACCCGTGATGTTAAGAGACGCGAAGTAATAATCAATGATAAACGTGCTTTAATTCTTGATACAGGTGGACTAGATAAGGGTTGTGAGCTATATGATAAAATAAAAGAGATGTCTCTAAAAGCTGCCCATAAGGCAGATATTATTCTTTACATGGTTGATGGCAAAGGTCTTCCTGAGGATGAAGATAAAAAGCTTTTTTATGAACTGCAAACTATGGGTAAAGATATAGCTCTAGTTGTAAATAAAATCGATAATGATAAAATGAAAGATAAACTCTGGGATTTTTACGAGTTTGGATGTGATGCAATCTTTGGTATATCTGTATCTCACAACCGCGGTACAGTTGATCTTCTTGAATGGTTGTATAATCAAATCCCTGAATCAGATAAAATAGATGAATCTATGGAAGATGTTGTAAGTGAACCTGAAAGATTTGACTATGAAGATGAACTTAGCGATGAAGAGTTCTTTGCACAATTTGATGAAGATGAGGATGACGGTTATTTCTATACTGATGAAGAAGAGGTAGAGGATGATTCTATATTTGCTCAAAATGATAAAATCAAAGAATTTGACGAAAACGATATAAACCATATAAAAATTGCCATTATAGGGCGTACAAATGTTGGAAAAAGTTCACTCTTAAATGCACTTCTTGGAGAAGAACGTTCAGTTGTTAGTGAAGTAAGCGGTACTACAATCGATCCTATTGATGAAAGTATTGACTATGAAGGAAAGCAGCTTACATTTGTTGATACTGCAGGTCTTAGACGTCGCGGTAAGATAGAAGGAATTGAGCGTTACGCACTTATGCGTACAAAAGAGATGCTTGAAAATGCAAATATGGCATTAGTTGTTCTTGATGCTAGTGAACCGTTTTTAGATCTTGATGAAAAGATAGCCGGACTAGTTGATCAAAATAGACTTGCATGTATTATTGTTTTAAATAAATGGGATATAGCTGATAAAAACGAGTTTGAAAAGATAAAAAATGAAGTACGTGACAGATTTAAATTTTTAGCTTATGCACCTATTATCACATTATCTGCAAATACTCACCAACGTGTAGATAAACTTTATGATATGATCTTAAAAATCAATGAGAACTATTCCCAAAGAATTACAACTTCACAGTTAAATGCAGTAATAGACAAGGCTCAACAACGCCATCAACTACCGACTATGCACGGTCAGGTTATACGTATATACTATACGACTCAGTATGAAACACGTCCTCCGAAGATTGCTATTGTTATGAACAAACCTAAAGGTCTTCACTTTACATATAGAAGATATCTGACAAATAAATTAAGAGAGGCTTTTGATTTTACGGGGACACCGTTATTGTTTAAAGCTAAGAAGCGTGGGGAGCGTTAG
- the hemJ gene encoding protoporphyrinogen oxidase HemJ, whose translation MYTWILWFHLLSLISWFAVLFYMPRLFVYHAENIDNKGFCDVIKVMELKIYKYIGVPAMWATVLSGFYMAFELGFANNAWLHAKIFLVAILMAYFFSLGIFRKQFLNDECTKSGKFFRAYNEVPTLILMVVVWLVVFKPF comes from the coding sequence TTGTATACATGGATATTATGGTTCCATCTTCTCTCTCTCATCTCATGGTTTGCAGTTTTATTTTATATGCCTAGACTTTTTGTCTATCATGCTGAAAATATTGATAACAAAGGTTTTTGTGATGTGATCAAAGTGATGGAATTGAAAATTTATAAATATATTGGTGTTCCTGCTATGTGGGCTACTGTTTTAAGTGGCTTTTATATGGCGTTTGAACTTGGATTTGCAAATAATGCTTGGTTACACGCAAAAATATTTTTAGTAGCTATCTTAATGGCTTACTTTTTTTCATTAGGTATATTTAGAAAACAGTTTTTAAATGATGAATGTACAAAAAGCGGAAAGTTTTTTCGTGCATATAACGAAGTGCCGACTTTAATCTTAATGGTTGTGGTGTGGTTAGTGGTTTTTAAACCATTCTAA
- the hpf gene encoding ribosome hibernation-promoting factor, HPF/YfiA family: protein MNVQVQSKDVTLHANTKAHIQDAIESFTKYSLEITSVNVRIKAEKKGVTIEFDMHIAHAEPVVISQTDDSLDAAIDLAIERATKALRRLHDKVVASPKGSIKDLETLDS from the coding sequence ATGAATGTACAAGTACAATCAAAAGATGTAACATTACATGCTAACACAAAAGCTCATATTCAAGATGCAATAGAAAGTTTTACAAAATACTCATTAGAAATAACTTCAGTTAACGTTCGTATTAAAGCAGAAAAAAAAGGTGTAACAATAGAATTCGATATGCATATAGCTCATGCTGAACCTGTTGTGATCTCTCAGACAGATGATAGTCTAGATGCAGCTATTGATTTAGCAATTGAACGTGCTACAAAAGCACTTCGTCGTCTTCACGATAAAGTTGTAGCATCTCCAAAAGGTTCAATTAAAGACTTAGAAACTTTAGACTCTTAG
- the trpS gene encoding tryptophan--tRNA ligase, whose product MRVLTGIQPSGDLHIGNYFGSIKQMVDAQQSSDTFAFIANYHAQTSGGKDLSKFTMQAATDFLALGIDPEKSTFWVQSDVKEVLELYWILSSFTPMGLLERAHSYKDKTAKGIAANHSLFSYPVLMAADILLFSSEVVPVGKDQIQHIEIARDIATKFNNEYGDILTLPEFRVQEEVQTVPGIDGQKMSKSYGNVVNIFGEEKKQLKTIKKIVTEQVALEEPKEYETCNVYNMAKLFLEGDNLIALQERYKKGGEGHGHFKIYLAEVMWEYFREFREKREYYEKNQDEVREILKLGADKARAVAAPMIEKIREVTGIKY is encoded by the coding sequence ATGAGAGTATTAACAGGTATTCAACCATCTGGAGATTTACATATTGGTAACTATTTCGGATCAATCAAACAGATGGTAGATGCGCAACAATCAAGTGATACATTTGCTTTTATCGCAAACTATCACGCCCAAACCAGTGGTGGTAAAGATTTATCAAAATTCACTATGCAAGCAGCAACAGACTTTTTAGCTCTTGGAATAGACCCTGAAAAATCTACATTTTGGGTTCAATCTGATGTCAAAGAGGTTTTAGAGTTATACTGGATACTATCTTCTTTTACACCAATGGGTCTGTTAGAGCGTGCACATAGTTATAAAGATAAAACTGCTAAAGGTATAGCTGCTAACCATTCACTTTTCTCTTATCCTGTTTTAATGGCGGCAGATATCTTACTTTTTAGCTCAGAGGTTGTACCTGTTGGAAAAGATCAAATTCAACACATAGAGATAGCTCGTGATATAGCTACAAAGTTTAATAATGAATACGGAGATATTTTAACACTGCCAGAATTTCGTGTTCAAGAAGAGGTTCAAACTGTTCCTGGAATTGATGGGCAAAAGATGTCAAAGAGTTATGGAAACGTTGTAAACATCTTTGGTGAAGAGAAAAAACAACTTAAAACTATAAAAAAGATTGTAACTGAACAAGTAGCGCTTGAAGAGCCTAAAGAGTATGAAACTTGTAATGTTTATAACATGGCTAAACTATTTTTAGAAGGCGATAACCTTATAGCACTTCAAGAGAGATATAAAAAAGGTGGTGAAGGACATGGCCACTTTAAAATATATCTAGCTGAAGTTATGTGGGAATACTTTAGAGAGTTTAGAGAAAAACGTGAATACTATGAAAAAAATCAAGATGAAGTAAGAGAAATTTTAAAACTTGGTGCAGATAAAGCAAGAGCTGTAGCCGCTCCTATGATAGAAAAGATCAGAGAAGTTACAGGTATAAAATACTAA
- the argF gene encoding ornithine carbamoyltransferase, translated as MRHFLTLKDFTKEEILEIIDIGLEIKNNLKNGVYKKELEMKTLGMIFEKSSTRTRVSFETGMFQLGGHALFLSNRDIHLGRGEPVKDTARVISSMCDMVMIRTFEQSMIEEFASYSKVPVINGLTDSYHPVQLLADYMTLVEHNADKDIVAAYVGDGNNMTHSWMMLAAKLGFELRIATPKGYEVDADILATTQEIAKSSGGKIVTMNDPQEAVKGATVVTTDTWTSMGQEDEKEQRIKIFKGFMVDEQMMNLAQDGAKFLHCLPAYRGLEVSEDVFEKHADIVFNEAENRLHAQKGLMVWLDRKRGE; from the coding sequence GTGAGACATTTTTTAACACTCAAAGATTTTACAAAAGAGGAAATCTTAGAGATAATTGATATCGGTTTAGAGATAAAGAACAACCTTAAAAATGGTGTTTATAAAAAAGAGTTGGAGATGAAAACTCTTGGCATGATTTTTGAAAAAAGTTCAACTAGAACAAGGGTTAGTTTTGAAACAGGTATGTTTCAGCTAGGTGGGCATGCACTGTTTTTATCAAACCGTGATATACATTTGGGACGTGGTGAACCTGTAAAAGATACGGCTCGTGTTATTTCAAGTATGTGTGACATGGTGATGATCCGTACATTCGAGCAGTCTATGATAGAAGAATTTGCTTCTTACTCAAAAGTTCCTGTTATAAACGGACTTACAGACTCTTACCACCCAGTTCAACTCTTAGCTGATTATATGACTCTAGTTGAACATAATGCAGATAAAGATATTGTAGCGGCATATGTAGGTGATGGAAACAATATGACACACTCATGGATGATGTTAGCTGCAAAACTTGGATTTGAACTTCGTATAGCTACTCCAAAGGGTTATGAAGTTGATGCAGATATTTTAGCTACAACTCAAGAGATTGCTAAATCTAGCGGTGGAAAAATTGTAACTATGAACGATCCACAAGAAGCGGTAAAAGGTGCAACGGTTGTTACAACAGATACTTGGACATCAATGGGGCAAGAAGATGAAAAAGAACAGCGTATTAAGATCTTTAAGGGTTTCATGGTAGATGAACAAATGATGAATCTTGCTCAAGATGGTGCTAAATTTTTACATTGTTTACCTGCATACAGAGGACTTGAAGTTAGTGAAGATGTTTTTGAAAAACATGCAGATATCGTATTTAATGAAGCAGAAAACAGACTTCATGCCCAAAAAGGCTTAATGGTTTGGTTAGATAGAAAAAGAGGAGAGTAA
- the hemB gene encoding porphobilinogen synthase: MFDRFRRTRINSTLRKLVRETSVSTDDLIYPLFVRSGENIKTEVSSMPGVYQMSLDEILKECAELQKLGLNSIILFGIPDVKDSIGSDSLCEHGIIANAVREVKKAFPDMFVVTDLCFCEYTDHGHCGIIDEKNQTVNNDATLEISAQQAVVHAKAGADMIAPSGMMDGIIETLRDALDSAGYENLPIMSYSTKFASGYYGPFRDVAESTPSFGDRSSYQMDPANRREAIAESVSDEMQGADILMVKPVLAYLDVVREIKDNTSKPLAVYNVSGEYAMLKMAGAQGLIDYDRVLMETMISFKRAGADIIITYHAKEIASLLKK; encoded by the coding sequence ATGTTTGACAGATTTAGAAGAACAAGAATAAATAGCACTTTAAGAAAGCTAGTACGTGAAACAAGTGTAAGTACGGATGACCTTATATACCCGTTGTTTGTTAGAAGCGGTGAGAACATAAAAACTGAAGTGTCATCTATGCCTGGTGTGTACCAGATGAGTCTGGATGAGATACTAAAAGAGTGTGCAGAGTTACAAAAACTGGGGCTTAACTCAATCATTTTATTTGGTATACCTGATGTTAAAGACTCAATCGGGAGTGATTCTCTATGTGAACACGGAATTATTGCAAATGCAGTAAGAGAAGTTAAAAAAGCATTTCCAGATATGTTTGTTGTAACTGATCTTTGTTTTTGTGAATATACGGATCATGGTCACTGTGGAATAATAGATGAAAAGAATCAAACTGTAAATAATGATGCAACTTTAGAGATATCTGCTCAACAGGCTGTAGTTCATGCTAAAGCAGGGGCAGATATGATCGCACCATCAGGGATGATGGACGGTATAATTGAAACTCTTAGAGATGCACTTGACTCTGCAGGGTATGAGAATCTGCCAATTATGTCATACTCTACAAAATTTGCAAGCGGATACTATGGACCGTTTCGTGATGTAGCTGAATCAACACCTAGTTTTGGTGATAGATCTTCATATCAGATGGATCCGGCGAATCGTCGTGAAGCAATTGCGGAGAGTGTAAGTGATGAGATGCAAGGCGCCGATATACTTATGGTAAAACCTGTTCTTGCATACCTTGATGTGGTGCGTGAGATAAAAGATAATACTAGTAAACCATTAGCAGTGTATAATGTAAGTGGAGAATATGCAATGCTAAAAATGGCTGGTGCTCAAGGTTTAATAGATTACGACAGAGTTTTAATGGAAACTATGATCAGTTTTAAGCGTGCTGGTGCTGATATAATTATTACATATCATGCAAAAGAGATAGCAAGTTTACTAAAAAAGTAA
- the ribA gene encoding GTP cyclohydrolase II yields the protein MDINISNEANLPSRFGDFKIKAFKEGQKEHLAIYTKDLAEIPIVRVHSECLTGDAIGSLKCDCRDQLEYALDLISKEGGMVIYLRQEGRNIGLLNKVNAYALQDQGFNTIEANHQLGFGADLRTYEIVTEILQHFNIHKIKLLTNNPEKIKSISDVEVVERVPIVMKANTHNKGYLDTKKDEMGHLL from the coding sequence ATGGATATAAATATATCAAATGAAGCAAACCTCCCCTCAAGGTTTGGAGACTTTAAAATAAAAGCTTTTAAAGAGGGACAAAAAGAACATTTAGCTATATATACAAAAGATTTGGCAGAGATACCGATAGTAAGAGTTCATTCAGAATGTTTAACAGGCGATGCTATCGGAAGTTTGAAATGCGACTGTAGAGATCAGCTGGAATATGCACTTGACCTAATTTCAAAAGAGGGAGGTATGGTAATATACCTTCGCCAAGAAGGTCGTAATATCGGCCTTTTAAATAAAGTAAATGCTTATGCACTTCAAGATCAAGGTTTTAACACAATAGAAGCAAACCATCAACTTGGATTTGGAGCTGATCTGCGTACATACGAAATAGTTACAGAGATACTTCAGCACTTTAATATACATAAAATTAAACTTCTTACAAACAACCCTGAAAAAATAAAATCAATAAGTGATGTAGAAGTTGTTGAACGTGTACCTATTGTTATGAAAGCTAATACACATAATAAAGGTTATTTAGATACTAAAAAAGATGAGATGGGGCATTTACTTTAG
- a CDS encoding phosphatase PAP2 family protein has translation MVIFEVTDLDYIIQDLFYDFSTKKWILDRNEYILELIFYSGIKKVLVLFAAGILISLTFFYKTSFVKKYKKGLLVVMLSAIFIPLTVGVLKKITNTPCPKNIERYNGNYPNVKVFDAYPKIFKQECKIRCWPAGHASGGFALLSLYFLFKNLKNKKYALLFGLLVGWSMGIYKMLIGDHFMSHTLVTMFLAWIIILSIDKVVNLILIKENETKVNAPSHLF, from the coding sequence TTGGTTATATTCGAAGTTACAGATCTAGATTATATTATTCAGGACTTGTTTTATGATTTTAGTACAAAAAAATGGATTCTAGATAGAAATGAGTATATTTTAGAACTAATATTTTATAGCGGTATTAAAAAAGTATTGGTTCTTTTTGCTGCAGGTATTTTAATTTCATTAACATTTTTTTATAAGACATCTTTTGTGAAAAAATATAAAAAAGGTCTCTTAGTTGTGATGTTATCAGCGATTTTTATTCCCTTGACTGTAGGAGTATTAAAAAAAATTACTAATACGCCTTGTCCCAAAAATATTGAACGTTATAACGGTAATTATCCAAATGTGAAAGTATTTGACGCTTATCCAAAAATATTTAAACAAGAATGTAAAATACGCTGTTGGCCAGCCGGTCATGCCAGTGGTGGTTTTGCACTACTATCGTTGTATTTTTTGTTTAAAAATCTTAAAAATAAGAAATATGCTTTATTATTTGGGCTTTTAGTAGGATGGAGTATGGGAATTTATAAAATGTTAATAGGGGATCATTTTATGAGCCATACTTTAGTTACGATGTTTTTAGCTTGGATAATAATTTTGAGTATAGATAAAGTTGTTAATTTGATTTTAATAAAGGAAAATGAAACTAAAGTAAATGCCCCATCTCATCTTTTTTAG
- a CDS encoding phosphoethanolamine transferase: MRISFKPITQYNFIIFSAVFFGLFYNQSFFLNVLKVYNPTLSNVIFVISLFFVLVSFIVIIFTLFSSRYTTKLILIATLFISSFTSYFMQTYNVVIDEGMIRNSLQTNLNESMDLFSYKLVLYVFFLGIIPSYYVYKQPIKFNSWRQEFFSKLKVIGIALGLIVVLLILFSKFYASFFREHKPLRYYTNPTYWIYSIGKYMSKTSKTGSVIVQSIGLDAKVEEEQDEAKELVVLVVGEAARADRFSLNNYSRETNPLLSKENDLVSFESMHSCGTSTAVSVPCMFSIFTKDNYTYDKGMSTQNILDVLVNTGSVDILWRDNNSDSKGVALRVPYEDFRTPKTNTVCDTECRDEGMLVGLDKYIELHKNRDILIVLHMMGNHGPAYYKRYTKEYEKFKPVCETNQLEECSAESISNAYDNAILYTDYFLSKVIEFLKQYDKTHEATMFYISDHGESLGESGLYLHGLPYFMAPDNQTHVASIVWFGDGMKEDINTTTLQSYSNKDFTHDNIFHSLLGLFEVNSNLYDKKKDVLHDAKIPE; this comes from the coding sequence ATGAGAATAAGTTTTAAACCAATTACTCAGTATAATTTTATTATATTCTCAGCTGTTTTTTTTGGACTTTTTTATAATCAGTCATTCTTTCTAAATGTATTAAAAGTTTATAATCCTACTTTGAGTAATGTGATTTTTGTTATATCACTTTTTTTTGTTTTGGTAAGTTTCATAGTAATTATTTTTACACTATTTAGCTCTAGGTATACAACAAAACTAATATTGATAGCTACTTTATTTATTTCATCTTTTACTAGTTATTTTATGCAAACATACAATGTTGTAATAGATGAGGGTATGATTAGAAATTCACTGCAAACCAATTTAAACGAGTCTATGGATCTGTTTAGTTATAAATTAGTATTGTATGTATTTTTCCTTGGAATTATTCCATCGTATTATGTATATAAACAGCCAATAAAATTTAACTCTTGGCGTCAAGAGTTTTTTTCAAAACTAAAAGTTATAGGGATTGCTTTAGGCTTGATTGTAGTTTTACTTATATTATTTAGTAAGTTTTATGCATCTTTTTTCCGTGAACATAAGCCACTTCGGTATTACACAAATCCAACATATTGGATATATAGTATTGGAAAATACATGAGTAAAACATCTAAAACAGGTTCAGTAATTGTTCAAAGTATAGGTTTGGATGCAAAAGTAGAAGAAGAACAGGATGAAGCAAAAGAATTAGTTGTCCTTGTAGTTGGAGAAGCAGCTAGAGCAGACAGATTTTCTCTTAATAATTACAGCAGAGAAACAAATCCTTTATTATCTAAGGAAAATGATCTGGTTAGTTTTGAGAGTATGCACTCTTGCGGTACCTCTACGGCTGTTTCTGTTCCATGTATGTTTTCAATATTTACAAAAGATAATTATACGTATGACAAGGGGATGTCCACACAAAATATTTTAGATGTATTAGTAAATACCGGTTCAGTAGATATACTTTGGAGAGATAACAATTCAGATTCTAAAGGTGTAGCATTGCGTGTCCCTTATGAAGATTTTAGAACTCCCAAGACAAATACAGTTTGCGACACTGAATGCAGGGATGAAGGGATGCTTGTTGGACTTGATAAATATATTGAATTACACAAAAATAGAGATATATTGATAGTTTTGCATATGATGGGAAATCATGGACCGGCATACTATAAAAGATATACAAAAGAGTATGAAAAATTTAAACCAGTTTGTGAAACAAATCAACTAGAGGAATGCTCTGCAGAATCAATAAGTAATGCATATGATAATGCTATATTGTATACGGATTATTTTTTATCCAAAGTTATTGAATTTTTAAAACAATATGATAAAACTCATGAAGCTACAATGTTTTATATAAGCGATCATGGTGAAAGTCTGGGTGAGAGCGGTTTATATTTGCACGGTCTTCCTTACTTTATGGCACCTGATAATCAAACTCATGTAGCTTCAATCGTTTGGTTTGGTGATGGTATGAAAGAAGATATAAATACTACAACTTTGCAAAGCTACTCTAATAAAGATTTTACGCATGATAATATATTTCATTCTCTTTTGGGTTTATTTGAAGTAAATAGTAACTTGTATGATAAAAAGAAAGATGTTTTACATGATGCTAAAATTCCTGAGTAA